The genome window tatttGTTGTTTGGACACTGGATTGTGCATTCTGATCATTCTGCTCTCTACTCTGATCTGTGTGGTGGTTGGCTCTCTCCGGTTGTGTGTCACTAGTAATGTTACTGTTCTCGTTTTCGCTCACTGTAGTATTAACTTCAAGTTCCCCATCAGTCGTATCAGATTCTACCTGtaacaacaattattattactatttactgcttattcttattttcagctttatattataattaagatCTCCTTTATTTTCAGGTGCCGTCAACTAAAGAAGAATGGCGTACAGTTTCTCAGCAATTCGAGAATAAGTGGAATTTCCCACACGTGATAGGAGCGATGGACGGCAAACACGTCGCTATACAATCGCCTTTTAATAGTGGCAACGACTTTgataattacaaattatttccTAGTATTGTTCTTTTTGCATTAGTAGATGCAAATTATAGGTTCCTGTATGTGAATGTTGGGACTAAAGGCAGAATATCAGATGGAGGCGTGTTCAAAAGCacaaatttatataaaaaacttgaaaaaaaagaGCTAAATATTCCTCCACCGGAGATATTGCAAGTTCCCTATAAAATTGAGGTACCCTATTATATACTAGGTGATAAAGCTTTTCAGCTTAATGATTATACTATGAAACCATACGATGGTACACGGGAAAGGGGTtcttgtgaaagaattttcaactaCCGACTGTCAAGAGCACGTAGAGTAGTTGAAAACGCGTTTGGAGTACTTAGTTCTGTCTACAGAGTCCTGCGTAAACCTATGCTTTTGGAACCAGAAACTGCGACTAAAGTCGTGCTGGCAACGGTTCATCTATATAACTACTTACGCAGTAATCCTAACTTTATATCGCCAGGAACGTTTGATACAGTACAGGAGAATGGAGATGTAATACCTGGAAGCTGGCGAAATGAACCGCCATCACAATCGCTACAACCGATGGCCGTCGTACCAAGAAGAGCAACAGAAAATGCCACTACAATACGGTCCCACTTAGCAAGACACTTTGTTACAAACCATACAATAGTTTGGCAAAATGAATATCAGTAAACTAATAGCTCACAATATGTTCCAATGTATCGCGTGTGGTTCCGGGTTCATTTTTATCCGCCATAAAGTCGAAGTCATCATACGCAAACCACTTTGATTTATATGTATCTTGAGCACCTGAAATAAACAAGTTACTCATTAAAATAACCACGTGTATTTCTAACAGCTTAAATGTAAAAAGCGAAATCACGTGAAATCCACAgtaaatattatgatgtaattacttataataaaatatataattttaatacctacagataaaaagtagctttgtTTTCTTACCGGATCCAGTTATACGGCTTTGCTTCTCTCTGTGTTTCTCCCTTCTGTAGCCTCCCGCCAGAGATCGCATTTTTTTCTTTAGGTTCTCGATCGACTTATTCCCCATTTCACGAGAAATCTGACACCAAGCATCATCTCTAACACCTCTATTGGTGTAATTAGAATCTTTGGGATCCCATAaacatttaaattctttataaaGCGATATCAAACGGCGACTTTCTGAGATGTCCATGGCGAGGTGGATCGCGCGAACCAACACAACCGTCCACACCGCGCGCATCACGCAACTGAGGCACCTTTGAGGCTGGCACAAAAACCGACCGCACACGGATCGCGCGAGGTAGGGAGCGCGCGCTCCAATACGTGCGCATGGATCGCGCGCGGCACGTCCACACCGCCTGCATCTTTGGATCGCGCTGCTGCCGCGCGCGATCGGAGCGCGATGGATCGTCCGGTGTGGACCCGGCTATTTGCACAAATTTTAATCAAAGCGTGCTGCATTTTACACAATTTCATTAGAGTACGCGATGGTTATACGGAAGAAGACGCTATGATTGTAGCTGGATTTACAGATTACAATGCTCGCATTAATGACAGTACACGATCGGGCAATACAATAAGAGATAATTTTGCAAATTACTTTGTCTCAAATGAAGGATCTGTACCTTGGCAaaatagttatatttattaGATAACACAGATGTTTCAATAAACATTACTTAccgatttgttttttttcttcaccTGAACTATCTCCGAAATTCGGACAAACAGCTTCGCAAACATCTATCCATGCCTTTAATTTCGcgtctttatttttatataaactatcGCGGAGATTCCAAAGGCATGGTCGAAGTCGTACTTCTTGTATGACCCTCTCGGTTTGCACATTTGACACAGCCGCCATGACATCGACAGTACCTTACGTCCGCTCCGCGCGACTGTCCGCCGAGCACTGAACAAATACATTAGAACCAAGCACCGTCCGCCCGCGGACATCCGCGGCGCGGAGGAGCGGCGCGGAGCGATTACGACCGCGCGCGGATAGCTCTCCGCAACGCGGACAGCTCCGCGTCGCTCTGAACGCGCTGTTAAGGTTTCATACATTTTACCGTCCGTCGCGGACGTCCGCGTAGGTCATCCGCGTCGCACTGAATAGGCCCTTAGCCTTTCGCTCTTCTTAAAaggaataataaattatttaaaaagtaaataagtaatgaGAAACGGTAAATATAACTTTTGATTTCGAGGgtatttttccctgaataaaacagtttatttacttgtacaatcttttattttgtcttctTACAATAACCACGCCCAAGATTAATAGTAACTAATTGTGCGCGCAAACATCTGGAGTCAATTTACTCTGTGGCGAAATTGTGGAGCGGAGGGGGTCGCCGCTCTGGGACGTACACTGACGTTTGTGTTCGGCTCTTTGTTTTTTTCTCTTGTTGgaagatataaaataatatgtgattCTCGTTTTGTAAactataattacttaattaaaactaaaactaaagcaAATTAAACAAGTGTTTAAATCAATGAATAACTCAAACCCGGCGTGATGCGCCTCCACTAATTAAAGTCTAGGCTCTTGTAGATTATTTGCTGGCTGTATTATCTCTATCTTCTGTTGAAAATCTAGCACGTGCTTCATTCAGCCACtaatgaaatatattttgtgTCAAATTCTTCACGCTCAAGAAACAGAAAGgtaatataaacataccagaagtgaagttaaatattaaccacgacacacagcggcttatcgagagttttgcctttcataataaccttactgaaatattaacttgattagggcacaattgctattgaaaccactcaatcagaacggcgacctaaacacaaaagcatttaatagtcgaatgagttTGTGGTtgaacacagactgccttaagaatcatcaaactctcgcttttataccaatcgattcaagataGTGATGCAACACATTacgtgacttctgtcagagataattaattattataagtgcgctaaCAGTAACGTCCGTCAATAACGCGAGCTCCGTCTGAAAATCGAAATCATTCTGTAGACTCAATTTTACTCAGCCGGCATTCAAGTTCGTTGTATTGAGTTTCGTTTATGTGGTCACATTTATCTAATGGCGGAACCACACTTCGTTATGTGTTATTTGTTATGCGCACTATCCGGCCGCATACGACGAAGTGTGGACCATTCGTCTATATTTGCTTTATTCGTAATGGAATCAAATCTGATCGCGCTTTTGCTTTGTTCAAAGGACATTTACGATAAGTACGCCAAAGAAGAGATTTTCCAAATTCTTCATTCTTTGGTTGAGAACGGTAGATTGTTTTCGACGACTCATTTAATCGATTTTTGTTCAATTCTAAACACTTCAAACAGTATCGTCGCGGAAGGTCGTGCCGACCATCTTGAACGCTACGTCGAATCGGTAAGAGTTCTCTTGTCCGTATGAAAAATTTCAGACGAGAACGTGCCTCGTACTGAAGAGGCGACCATAATCACCCGTAGCAAAAGCGGTCTTGGACCGGCACGTTCCGAACGTTCAAAATCACGCGCTCGCTCTCGTAGTGTAGGTATCACGAAAAAGAAGACCTTCATCCACACCTCACAAGGAAGTGCAAACCGTAGCAGATAATTCCAGCTTATTGGACAGAGCAGAGGCAAGATCACCTCGTCCATCAACATCATCAGCACTGGTACCAGTTTCACCTGTCCCTCAGACTAGTTCATCTGGTTCTATCGCACTCAGTCAAATAGGATCATCCCCTTCTTCTTCAGGACCAGATCCGTTGGTACCTGGGTCTCCTGTGTCATCCGGACCTGAGTCACTGACCAGGCGTGCAATTTCACTTACTATTTGCGATACTGTTCCTGTTGAGGTGTATAGGAAGGAGAAAAGGTTGCGTCTTGCGCGAGAGTTGTGTCTCGAGAAAACTAAAGCGGAGTTAACGTCGTTAAAGACAAAAATGAGTGTACTACTCGTATGGATACTACGCTGCGCAACATCACTGCTTCTATGGCAGCTCGACCGCACAGTTCTTCGGTCAATATGGTAGTGGATCCACCGGGTGGTTACACAAATTGGGCAGATCAACATAATTTACTGCTCACTCACCAATATGTCGACAAGAATGTGCTGTCGGATATGATCGCAGCTGCGGGTAACATTCGCTTCACGACCACTGCTGGACGCGATGAGATCCGCAACTTATTTACTAATATGCCTCGCTTCACTGTCACTAGAGAAGCGTTTTCCTTCAGTTGG of Maniola hyperantus chromosome 26, iAphHyp1.2, whole genome shotgun sequence contains these proteins:
- the LOC138404182 gene encoding uncharacterized protein, translated to MRAVWTVVLVRAIHLAMDISESRRLISLYKEFKCLWDPKDSNYTNRGVRDDAWCQISREMGNKSIENLKKKMRSLAGGYRREKHREKQSRITGSGAQDTYKSKWFAYDDFDFMADKNEPGTTRDTLEHIVESDTTDGELEVNTTVSENENSNITSDTQPERANHHTDQSREQNDQNAQSSVQTTNKRTKKRKKTTSNNADDISDETLSEAFQLLQQCAQPPQPETDSYIAFGQYISTELRKYDAVTLVNVKNAICQVIFQADTGRYGDSNYGYYTNSYPGTPIASTSSQSQSLQPQNYPAPIPQTSPSAHLASNSSQSQFLKPQDYSLPQSPPN
- the LOC138404173 gene encoding uncharacterized protein → MESHVQRRRLAVAAVTFILLKCLRKKSQKRKRRFWVKQIYKNRLESGTQLYAELVSDKVEHNFARMNANQFEILCSLLNNKLRKNDTNYRDAITVKERLLLTLRFLATGDSYVSLQYLFRISKQSISIIIPEVCEAIIDLLNDYVKVPSTKEEWRTVSQQFENKWNFPHVIGAMDGKHVAIQSPFNSGNDFDNYKLFPSIVLFALVDANYRFLYVNVGTKGRISDGGVFKSTNLYKKLEKKELNIPPPEILQVPYKIEVPYYILGDKAFQLNDYTMKPYDGTRERGSCERIFNYRLSRARRVVENAFGVLSSVYRVLRKPMLLEPETATKVVLATVHLYNYLRSNPNFISPGTFDTVQENGDVIPGSWRNEPPSQSLQPMAVVPRRATENATTIRSHLARHFVTNHTIVWQNEYQ